GTGGCACTATATCTTAGCGACATTCCTGTCAATCGTCCAGTTTGTGGTGTTAGAGTGGGGTATATAGATGATAAATTTGTGATAAATCCAAGTAATACAGAGCTAAAATCAAGCGCATTAGATCTATATGTGGCTGGAACAAAAGATGAACTTTTGATGATTGAGATGCGAAGTATAGCACAGCAAAGCTCACAAGTCATTCCTATCGTAGCGATAGATCCGATGATCGATCCAAGTCTTAGCGAGAGTATAGCACAAAAACAAAGCATGAATGAATTTAGCGAAGATAAAATGCTTGAGGCTATCGATGTGGCAGCTCAGGCGATACTTCGTGCAAGTAGTGCTTATGAAGAGGCTTTTGCTCCACATAAAAAAGAGGATGCGATTTTAGAGCTTAAACCAGAGATAGAGAATGAAAACATAGCTATTTATATAGATAAATTTTATAAAAATGATGTGAAAAATGCTATAAATCAAATGGCAAAAAGCGAACGTGCCAGTGAGTTAAACAAGATCGCCAAGCAAATTTTAAGCGATGAAGTCGCACAAAAAGAGGGCTGGGAAGAGGCTGTCATATCAAATGTATTGGCTAAATTTAAGAAGAAAATTGTGCGTGAGCAGATTATAAACGATCGTGTAAGGGCTGATGGTAGAGCCCTTGATGAGGTTCGTCCGATAAGTATAGAGACAAATTTATTACCAAATGCACACGGATCTTGTTTATTCACACGCGGTCAGACACAAGCTCTAGTTATAGCCACTCTTGGCACAGATAGCGATGCTCAGATGTATGATATGCTTACCGAAAAGAGTGCATTGACTGAAAAATTTATGTTTAACTACAACTTCCCAGGATTTAGTGTAGGTGAGGCAAGTCCGCTAAAAGCTCCAGGCAGACGTGAATTAGGGCATGGTAATCTTGCAAAACGTGCTTTAATGCCAAGCATAAATATAAGCTCGCCTTACACTATACGTGTAGTTTCTGAAATTTTAGAGAGTAACGGCTCAAGCTCTATGGCTAGTGTTTGTGGTGGCTCACTCGCACTTCGTGCAGCTGGTGTAGATACGCAAAAGCTAGTTGCTGGTGTAGCGATGGGGCTTGTATTTGAAGGAGATCAGCACGCAGTTTTAACTGATATAATGGGGCTTGAAGATCATGATGGCGATATGGACTTTAAGGTTGCTGGATCAAGAGATGGCATAACTGCACTCCAAATGGATATAAAGCTAGGCGGTATAAGTCTTGAAGTGCTTAAAGAAGCTCTTTATCAGGCTAAACGTGGACGTGATCATATATTAAATTTAATGGAGCAAG
This portion of the Campylobacter anatolicus genome encodes:
- a CDS encoding polyribonucleotide nucleotidyltransferase, whose amino-acid sequence is MQYSIEVNNQVEVFDLNKVAKQAAGAVLLRVKNTVVLATVARDDTQVSEDFLPLTVQYLEKSYAAGRIPGGYVKRETKPGEFETLTSRIIDRSLRPLFPKGYAYPTQIVVMVLSADPEVDLQVVGLNAASVALYLSDIPVNRPVCGVRVGYIDDKFVINPSNTELKSSALDLYVAGTKDELLMIEMRSIAQQSSQVIPIVAIDPMIDPSLSESIAQKQSMNEFSEDKMLEAIDVAAQAILRASSAYEEAFAPHKKEDAILELKPEIENENIAIYIDKFYKNDVKNAINQMAKSERASELNKIAKQILSDEVAQKEGWEEAVISNVLAKFKKKIVREQIINDRVRADGRALDEVRPISIETNLLPNAHGSCLFTRGQTQALVIATLGTDSDAQMYDMLTEKSALTEKFMFNYNFPGFSVGEASPLKAPGRRELGHGNLAKRALMPSINISSPYTIRVVSEILESNGSSSMASVCGGSLALRAAGVDTQKLVAGVAMGLVFEGDQHAVLTDIMGLEDHDGDMDFKVAGSRDGITALQMDIKLGGISLEVLKEALYQAKRGRDHILNLMEQADAKIEINDDVLPKLELFSVDPSKIVDIIGQAGKTIKEIIEKFEVSIDLDREKGEVKIAGDAKKNVDAAKDYIISITSKDNSRGGFKKHGDRRDKDKLKSVFNIGDEFDGVVKNIVDFGVFIELKDGVDGLLHISKIKTPFNVGDRVKVYVSEQKGNKISLSLVE